TAACCACCAGTACCTCACCTGAGCATATTCCTGAGCTAGCCCTTCCATCGATGAACTATTTATCTGCTGCAAAGTACATAGCTAGTGCGTCATCTACACTCAAACGGGGTAAAGCAAGTTGGACTAACTCACTGTAGTATACTATGAACAAGTCCATCCTCTCTTCCCTCACCTCGATCGCGAGACATTCGATTCCACCGTCGCAAACCCCAATCTCAGCACAATCCTCATCAATGACACAGCTTTTTCTGCTCTATATCACTCCGTCCTCGCTGTCGGTAGTCTACACGACGGTGGTGGTAGCTTTGAACCTGGAAAGGGAAAGGCATGGGAATTACTTTCCGCCGCATTAGCCAAGGTACCCGATTTCCCAAAGGCCAAAAACTCACTGGTCGCTCTTCAAGCGATAACAACAATTGCCGTTTATTGTCTCGGTGTACCCTGTATATCCATCGAGCATAGGATCATGACGGAGATGGCGCGTATGGCTCAAGATCTAGCACCTTGTCTTTGTAAAGGTCCCAGTGCAAAGTCGTTCTATAGAATATTTTGGGTCGTTTACGTGATAGAGAAGATCATGAGCTTCCACTTTGGCCGCCCTTCGGTAGGTTATCCCATGATACTTTTGGTCCTCTGACTCACTTTTACAGGCTATAATCGACGCTAATATCATCGCGCCTATGCCTTACATACCTGAATCCCACCTAGGAACCCTGAACTGGACACACATACTCGCTCAACAGAGCCGTCTTTTGTCACGAGCGATGAATACTCTGTTTTGTCCTGGTGTCTGCCATAGGGGATCGCAATACTTCTTGATGACGATTGATCAACTCCTCGAAGACCTTGAACAGTGGAGAGCTTCTATCGCTGAGGAATATCGCCCAGGATACCCGGCACAGTTCAATTTCCTTCGAAGGCCGGTACACGGCACAGTTAGGATCTGGATCAACTATCTCTACTGCAGCCTCAAACTcatcttgctgaggagcaggctACAGATCGACAGCTCTCAGGGCAGCGGAATGGGAAATACAAGTCATAGTCAGCAGCTCATAGAGGTTTCTCGTTCAGTACTCGAGATTATTACATATGTTGACGTCGAgccctcaacaccaatgtGGTTAGTTACACTAATGACCTCAGCCACACTGTATACTGAACAATCTGCAGGATTATCGCAGCTGTTCCACTCTGCGCcctctttgttctttttgaccACGTCATCAGCAATCCCAAGTCTCCAGACACAAGAAGTAACCTCGCTCTACTCAACATTGCGGGTGGACATTTCAGTCGTATTGAATTCGCGAGTGAAGGAACGTTGCCTGGCTCGCTTATCAGTGAGTTTACATATATCGCACGCGAATACATCAATCAGTGCGACAACCAGGATTCACTAAAGGGGGCACAAAGCATGATGCTCTCTATGAACCATGATACCTCAGGGGACGAGACTTGTACTTCTGGAGTGAGCCACAGTCTTGAGGAGGAGGTAAGTCAATATCGCAGCACCTTGCTTCCAACCTAACGGTCGCAGCTTGAGATGGCTCAGGCTACAGTTCTGAACTCTACAACACTGATGGATCCTATCTATGCACCGATAGAAAGTCTTTGGGACAGTGGAAACGATCCACTATATGGTATAGATGTGATgaacctttttaatagtattatgTAAGAGTAATCTATCTGTGAAGGTAGAGCTGGATTGTCGAGGGATCAAATGATTAGAGATTAGATGACAGACGAACCAAGGCTGGCACCGGGGAACTTATCCTTGATTCCATCCTCAAAGCTCTGTCCACCAACAGTCAAGTCCTTGAAGGCGGGGCAAGCGAGGTTCAGAAGGGCGGAGCCAAGAGCGTCAGTAATGAGTTCAAGTGGAGTCGCAATGATAGAGAACAAAGTCGAGAGAGAGTTTGGTGCAACGGTCTTGACGATCTCAAAGACGAAACAAAGAAGGTTGTTAccctcgagaagcttggtgagattgagaaCTCCGCCGGTGATGTTGCTTACGTCCACTCCAGCGTAGCTGTTCACCTCTCCCATGTTGCCTCCGATGCTGTATTCATTAGTATATACCTTTATGTTTGCATAGGTTTACTCACCTTCCGAGCTCAGGGTACTTGGTAATCAGGTTGAGAAGATCCAAGTTGAGACTGATAAGACCGTAGTCAACTGATCTACGGTACCAGTTCTCAGGGATTCTCTCCCAGCCACGCTtatacacaagctttccatcTTTCTCATGGACAGCAAAGAAACTCTTGAGTGTTCCAAGGTCTATCTGTCATCAGCAAATTGACTGTAAGTTCAGAAATACTTCACTTACCCATGATGTCCTCAGTGCTTCCAACAGTATGGTTTGAAAGCAACCGGCAAGCAAAGAAGTATCCCGCATTTCGCGCAATCATCCCCGTAAAAGGCCCGTAGTAAAAGTTGGGATTGGTAGCAACAGTCTCATGGAATCGAAGCTTCGCTCGCTTCGCGAAAGCGTCAAAGTCATAAGTACCCTCTTCAGAAGCCATGTCGTAGAGCGACTGGAACAGCTTCATGTCCATGGTAGATGCATCTCCGGTGACGTACAGGTCATCCCTCGTGTTGGACGAATCACCTTCGATGATGTTGTGCGAACCATTCAGACCTCGTGGTGTTCCCAACAGCCCGAAGAGGTTACCCAGAATATTCTGTGAGCCACTGGCGGTGTTGCCGATGGAGAAGCCTGGATTGAGAGACAGAGGGTTTCCGACAAAGACTGTTCCCATGGTCGCCAAGATAGTAGCCAGGTCTACTCCCATTCCGTAAACTTGATTAATAGCACCCGCTACCTCGACGAGGCTTGTAACACCCTTACGGCTGATATATCCATGGTTCGCCAGCGCATTGAGGCCAGGACAGGGCCCTCGTTGGTCACCCTTCTCAAAGTTCGGTGGGATAAATTCGTGCTCGCCTGTTACCTTGATAGGCTTGCTCGCGAGACCAAGCGAAAGCCTCTTATCATGACTTCGAACCGCATCGTTCACCTTCCCCGAGAGTCTTGCAGAAACGACCTTTCCGACAGGACCTTCGAGGTATGATGGGAAGCCATAAACACCAACGCAGAGGAAAAGTGAAAGAAAGTAATGCCACTGCATGACGAGTAGCTAGCTAGTAAATGAGCGTAACAAAAACGAGTGTGAAGAAAGTAGAAGAAATGCCGAGAGGATTAGAAAAACATACGACGTGTTTGGCTAGCTAGCCTCTTCCCTATCTACCCTCATTGCGCAATCATATTCCGTCCCGGTCGATATTGAGATCTGCCTGCCCCCTCTCCTGACAGGCCGCAGCCGCAACCCACGGAACCGGGACAAGCATGCCGGTAGGTGGAAAAGCCAGCCAGATTCGGTAATTGTGTGAAACACATCACTTAGGTCGAATTGGGGAAGCAATACCCGTTGAAGAAAGACTTTGCCTAAAGGGCGTTGGGCGTTTCACGTTTTCTAGTTTGAGTTCCCCGATGTGACGCTGCTTTATGAATGGGGATAAGTTTTTGTGAAGTGCCGACTTTGGTTTGAAAGCTAAAATAACGCATGACATTTGTGTCTCAGATGGTTAATGCAAGTTGCTCGAGCAATTATGTCTGTGCAGGGTAAATCACGAGTCAGCGCAGACTATGGGATAGATGTCGTGATATGTAGAGTATGCAAGTCAATTTTGACAGAATGATCCAAATCTCTGGAAATCACGCAAGCGAACTTGGCATTCTCCCGGCGGAAAGGAACCAGTGGAACCTCCTCGCAGTCACTGCCACTTCACCAGGGGCCAACCGTCTAGACAACGCAAGGATACCCTACCCCCCACCAAATTATCGCTCTGCTGATCACCCAGTATCCCCTGcgcaaagcaaaagcaaaaaagTCGTGCTGACAGTGTAACATTCCAGAGCAAGTTTTCTCTCGCTAGTGAGTTTGCTTCCAGCGGACCTGGGCTATTCACCGGGTCAAATGTTGAGATTGCCGACTAGCTTGCGAGCTCGTCATGGAGTAGAGTATCATCGGTTAGAGCAACATAACATAATCCAGGCAGACATTGATAGCAGAACCGGCTCTTTGGCTCGGTGCTGATCTCCCCAAAAGGATATCCTGTATCGAAACATTCCTAATCGTGTTTTTTTAACATGTTGTTGTTTCCTCTACTGCACGTCGATGTTTTAAGCTGATTTGAAAGGGACCAATCCACCCGGCGTTTCCGACCTGTTTttgttctcttcttctgtcaTTCTTCGCTCCGAGGTCCAAACCGTTTATGGTTTTTTTGATCCGGTTGGCAATGAAGGCCCTTGGTTCGCTGGCACTAGTACTGGCTTTATTTCAGCTTGGTGTATCGGCCGCCGCGGCGCCCGAAGAGCCTCCAACTTGTGGTGTAGGTGAAGCTTTTCTATCATCGTCGAGATGCGGTTGGCTAACTCGTACGTAGGCGCTCTGTATCGAGGAGGAAGCGATCAAGTCGCCTTGCGGTCTGAACACTACCTGTATCTGTACAAATGTTGAGCTTAATGAGAAGATCTCGGTTTGCGTCGCGGCGAATTGTACGGTGCGGGAGAGTTTGTGTAAGTTTGTTCCTTAGCTGTCCCATGCGGCTACTGATGGAGTGGTTAGTGGTTCAGAGTTACTCCAAGCATACTTGCAAAGCGCCATCTCGCGATCGCACAACGCTGGTATGGGTCATCGGTATCGTCTTCCTAATTCTCGGCCTCATAGGCTTTGGTCTGCGTGTCATGGCCAGAGTGTTTGTTGTGAAGCAAACATGGGGATCCGACGATTGGGTCATGCTTTTTGCGGTGGTATGTAATACCGCTTGCCTCTTCTACTCCAGCGCTCACGATTGTATAGGCTCTCATGATACCGCTCAATGCTTTGTCCGTGCAGAGTAAGTCCAAACTTGTCAATTATCTCGGTTCGCTTTTAACAAATGGCAGTATCGCGCGTGGGACTTGGTAAAGACATATGGAACGTTCATCCCGATGATATCACCGATTTTCTTTACGTGAGTCCATCTCCCTCCGACACATTCACCTTACTGACACATACCAGCTATTCTATTGGGACGAACTTTTGTATCTCGGAGCGTTGCCCGTCACCAAGATCtccattcttctcttctatctCAAAGTCTTTCCTGGCAAAAGAATTCGAATGGCATGCTGGATTTTTATTGGTCTGAACGTTGCATACTTTATCACGTTTGAGCTCATTTCCATCTTCCAGTGCAGACCAATTGAGGGCGCTTGGAGAGCATGGGATAAAGAGTTCAAGGCTAAGTGCAACAACATCAATCTACAGGGTTGGTTTGCGGCGATCTTGAACATTATTCTCGATGTTGGAACGATGGTCATACCGCTGAAGGAGCTTTATGGGCTGTCGATgtcgctgaagaagaagattcaGCTCATGCTCATGTTCAGCGTGGGCATCTTGTAAGATTCCCTCCTCAACGCCATTTCTCTCGCTAACAAAATCAGCGTCACGATTGTCAGTGCAGTCCGCCTTCAATCTCTAGCAAGCTACGCAACAACCAGCAACGTAACCCGTAAATCTCACCACCCCTGCTCCCACTTTCCGGTCTAACATCATGCAGAGGACTACGTCGAAATTGGATACTGGAGCACAATAGAAGTGCCCGTGGGCATAATCTGCGCCTGCATGCCAGCCATCCGCGCGCTCTTCGGCATCGTCTTCCCCAAGGTCTTCGCTTCGACGAACCGCAGCAAGAACAGCTACGCCAACATCTCAGAGTCGAAGCAGCCAACCGGTGACAGGAAGGGCGGCAACACGCCGCAGATCACCATCGAGACGGAGATCTCGACCAGGTACTCGCGCCACCACGATGATTCTTCGGTAATTGAACTTACGCAGATGGGGAGGGAGCAGGGCCACGAGGAGACTGCGTGGACGGAGAGGAGGCCGGCTGTTCCGTCTGAGCCTGTATGATTTGTGTCGATCATCGTGTCATTTGATGGGACCTGGAAAAGTTTAGTTAGTGTCTACCTGACTCACTCATTGCTGTTTACTCCGTACAAGAATTGAGATTTCTTTGTCGTTGATTATGTTATGCACTAGTGACTAAATCTAAGCCAAAAGGGTTCTTGGTGCTGAGGTTATTGTTGAGGCTTGCCCGTTTATAGCTACGATCATCCGGGGAAATGTTTCACCAACTGACACCGTCGCACAGACGGGACAAGCATGCCTGATCCCCGTAGTCTAGCTCAACGGTCAGCCCTGCTGTAATGAAATGGCGATATTAAATGTTCTAGACTGCGAATATCGCCATTCGCGGCTCGGGCAGATCCCCAAAGTCTACGGAATTGTGTTATCCGTACCTGAAGTCTGTTATTTTTGGCACCCTCTCATTTCTCTTATACCGCCCTGTATCACCCATTTCAAGTCATTGTTTCACTTGACAAGATGACAGGTGGAATCTCCGCATCCTGGCCGATGCTACACTGACCACGTTGCCCTGTCACTAACCAGATACGACGGCATTTCAAGTTCCCTTTTCCCCCTTCTGCCCAACTCCACCGCGATTACGACTGTAACGCGCGAGTACGACCTTGCGCCTTGTTAACTCATTAGTCCAGGGGCCACGAACCCCAAGGTCTCCGCCTCGAGTTACTTCGTGTgtctttcgtttcttttttctcgGGCATCAGAAGGATTCCGTCAATCTACTCTATCAATGCGCACTGAATCCTTCGCCCGTTCTTGATAAGCGGAATCGATCAGACTCCCACGTTCCGCTTTCATACCGACGTTTCCATCCGGGTGTGAGAGGCCGAATGCGTGATTCTGTTCCTGGAATACCTCCTGGCGATCGTTCTTACAGGCGGGGTTTGGTAGTATTTTGTGAGGCAGGGTCTTAATTTCtcctctttattatctaCCTGGCACGGCACGGCATTTGGAATTCTGGTTTCATGCTCTAGAAAGCCGTCCATTCATTCTTTTCACAGTTTTGGGTTTTCTAAGTGCTTGGCGCTGAGTAGCCAACATGCGTTTGTCATTCGTTATTACCTGCATTTCTGTTTTGGCTGATTCAGCCTCTGCTTTGTAGGTGCCCCAGTCTCTCAAGTACTACATCATACTTACTTTGGCATTGGCAGTTCTTCGCCCAAGTCGCATAATCCTTTCATCGGCAAACGCGATACCGCCGTTGAATATGACTATGTAGTCGTCGGCTCTGGAGCAGGTGGTGGCCCTGTCGCTGCCAACCTCGCCGTCGCTGGCTTCAAAgtccttctcatcgacgCTGGCGGCGACTCTGGCGATGATTGGGTTGAGAAGGTTCCCGCCTTGCATCTCATGTCGACTGAGTTCGAGGACACACGATGGAACTACTTTGTCAATCACTACCCTGACGCCACGCAACAGAAGAAGGACTCCAAAATGGTTTACCAGAAGACCGATGGTAGTTACTATACTGGACTTACCCCACCTAAGGATGCGAAGCCTCTGGGTGTTCTTTATCCTCGTGCTGGTACTCTCGGTGGATGTACCCGTCACAATGCCCTCATCACTATCGCTGCTCATGACAGTGACTGGTCTTACATCGCCAGTCTTACGGGTGATGACTCTTGGAACCCTGACAACATGCGCTCTTACTTCGAGAAGATAGAGAAGAACATGTATCTCCCAAGCAGTATCATCGGCCACGGCTTCAGTGGCTGGTTGGGCACCTCTTTGACCTCACTTTCCTTAGTAGTTGAGGATCAGAAGCTTCTGTCTCTGATCATATCCGCTGCTTCGGCAATGGGTAAGGGTCTTCTCGGCTTCGTCTTGAACACTGTCGCAGGTCTTGGCCAGGTCTTGCTTCGTGATCTGAATGCACCCGGCCAAACCAGCAAGACCGGTCTCTACCAGGTTCCACTGTCGATGACTGACAATGTTCGTGGTGGTCCCCGAGACTTTATCCTCAACACTGCCAAGGCCGTCAACAAGGATGGATCTCGCAAGTatcatcttgacatcaagctcaacactcTTGTAAGTCGCCCGATTACTACATCGCCTCACTACTCACATATATGTAGGTCACTAAGATCAACTTCGACAAGAGCGGCTCCAAGCCTCGTGCCGTTGGTGTCAACTACATGCAAGGCGCAAGCCTCTACCGCGCCGATCCTCGCTCCGGCTCAGCCAAGCCCACTGGTACCGGCagcgtcaaggccaagcgcGAAGTCATCATCTCTGCTGGCTCCTTCAACACTCCTCAACTCCTGAAGCTCAGTGGCATCGGTCCCAAGAAGGAGCTTGACTCT
This DNA window, taken from Fusarium fujikuroi IMI 58289 draft genome, chromosome FFUJ_chr11, encodes the following:
- a CDS encoding related to oxidase codes for the protein MQWHYFLSLFLCVGVYGFPSYLEGPVGKVVSARLSGKVNDAVRSHDKRLSLGLASKPIKVTGEHEFIPPNFEKGDQRGPCPGLNALANHGYISRKGVTSLVEVAGAINQVYGMGVDLATILATMGTVFVGNPLSLNPGFSIGNTASGSQNILGNLFGLLGTPRGLNGSHNIIEGDSSNTRDDLYVTGDASTMDMKLFQSLYDMASEEGTYDFDAFAKRAKLRFHETVATNPNFYYGPFTGMIARNAGYFFACRLLSNHTVGSTEDIMDLGTLKSFFAVHEKDGKLVYKRGWERIPENWYRRSVDYGLISLNLDLLNLITKYPELGSIGGNMGEVNSYAGVDVSNITGGVLNLTKLLEGNNLLCFVFEIVKTVAPNSLSTLFSIIATPLELITDALGSALLNLACPAFKDLTVGGQSFEDGIKDKFPGASLGSSVI
- a CDS encoding related to integral membrane protein PTH11; translated protein: MKALGSLALVLALFQLGVSAAAAPEEPPTCGALCIEEEAIKSPCGLNTTCICTNVELNEKISVCVAANCTVRESLLVQSYSKHTCKAPSRDRTTLVWVIGIVFLILGLIGFGLRVMARVFVVKQTWGSDDWVMLFAVALMIPLNALSVQISRVGLGKDIWNVHPDDITDFLYLFYWDELLYLGALPVTKISILLFYLKVFPGKRIRMACWIFIGLNVAYFITFELISIFQCRPIEGAWRAWDKEFKAKCNNINLQGWFAAILNIILDVGTMVIPLKELYGLSMSLKKKIQLMLMFSVGIFVTIVSAVRLQSLASYATTSNVTQDYVEIGYWSTIEVPVGIICACMPAIRALFGIVFPKVFASTNRSKNSYANISESKQPTGDRKGGNTPQITIETEISTRYSRHHDDSSVIELTQMGREQGHEETAWTERRPAVPSEPV
- a CDS encoding related to glucose dehydrogenase, with the protein product MRLSFVITCISVLADSASAFSSPKSHNPFIGKRDTAVEYDYVVVGSGAGGGPVAANLAVAGFKVLLIDAGGDSGDDWVEKVPALHLMSTEFEDTRWNYFVNHYPDATQQKKDSKMVYQKTDGSYYTGLTPPKDAKPLGVLYPRAGTLGGCTRHNALITIAAHDSDWSYIASLTGDDSWNPDNMRSYFEKIEKNMYLPSSIIGHGFSGWLGTSLTSLSLVVEDQKLLSLIISAASAMGKGLLGFVLNTVAGLGQVLLRDLNAPGQTSKTGLYQVPLSMTDNVRGGPRDFILNTAKAVNKDGSRKYHLDIKLNTLVTKINFDKSGSKPRAVGVNYMQGASLYRADPRSGSAKPTGTGSVKAKREVIISAGSFNTPQLLKLSGIGPKKELDSFKIPVLVDLPGVGTNMQDRYENTVIGKTDSDFVITSKCTFLETLPDPCLEQYKKGLGPITKGVYGTNGIAIAIILKSSVAEDEPDLLISGAPAKFKGYFPGYAADSLADAEHWAWIILKAHSRNNAGTVTLKSTDPRDMPNINFNYFDTGVNANGEGDKDLQATYEGFEFARKAFDDLIPLDGEFPEVWPGSQTNNEKKAKQFLKDEAWGHHASCTAAIGADDDPMAVLDSEFKVRGTEGLRVVDASVFPKIPGFYIALPLYIVAEKASDVIIKAAKSS